One Azoarcus sp. DN11 DNA segment encodes these proteins:
- a CDS encoding tetratricopeptide repeat protein has translation MMRPTRSAYARLLCRGLAWIAALVAAGAGAAGAGPAADPVAAQSAGYVGAAACLGCHREQAGRWQGSDHAKSMLPADATSVLGDFGNATLTLPGSTTRFLRRGERFVVNTEGPDGTRADFDVRYTFGHYPLQQYLVALPGGRLQALPVAWDSRPRDAGGQRWFHLYADAPPKAGEPLHWSGREQNWNFMCASCHSTRLRKNHDVATDSFRSTWSDIDVACEACHGPGADHVAWTQRDDSGRAADPGHGFALQLANGREFSWTTAGQRIATPRGDAAGARRQNDVCFACHARRQELVRDPAPGRPFLDDYLPTLIEPGSYLADGHIDGEVFEYGSFMQSRMQQAGVACTNCHDPHTLKLKLPGNALCAQCHRPEAFDTPAHHHHAEASEAAQCVSCHMPAKTYMGVDRRRDHAFRVPRSAAGTSADATPVACSQCHADLPAGRLAQALADWAGNTGAATTTTPAAPALLAAWRNAPGAAPALAAVTADTRQAGFVRASALAVLPPGANTPATVANAARDADPLVRAGAARALAALPPATQIDIGAPLLADPLRAVRIEAARVLAAVPPQQFPAAHAPAFASALAELVDAELAASDRPESHVNLARLHAVQGRPDAAIAALRTALRLGPAFAPGWINLADLYHELGRDADSEAALRDGRKAAPDSGALAHALGLLYVRQGRRAQALPLLREAAERDPANPRHAGVYALALEATGDVPRALSELAAARERAPDDVFLRQTQIAIERRAGRLADAARHTAELTGAPR, from the coding sequence ATGATGCGGCCTACCCGTAGCGCATACGCCCGTCTGCTGTGCCGTGGCCTGGCGTGGATAGCCGCTCTCGTTGCGGCCGGCGCGGGTGCGGCCGGTGCCGGGCCCGCCGCCGATCCGGTCGCGGCGCAGTCCGCCGGCTACGTCGGCGCCGCCGCCTGCCTCGGCTGCCACCGCGAACAGGCGGGCCGCTGGCAGGGCTCGGACCATGCGAAATCCATGCTGCCTGCGGACGCGACGAGCGTCCTCGGCGACTTCGGCAACGCGACGCTGACGCTGCCGGGCAGCACGACGCGTTTCCTGCGCCGCGGCGAACGCTTCGTCGTGAACACCGAAGGGCCGGACGGCACGCGGGCGGACTTCGACGTGCGCTACACCTTCGGCCATTACCCGCTGCAGCAATACCTCGTCGCCCTGCCCGGCGGCCGGCTGCAGGCGCTGCCCGTCGCGTGGGACAGCCGTCCGCGCGACGCCGGCGGGCAACGCTGGTTCCACCTCTACGCCGACGCGCCGCCGAAAGCGGGCGAACCGCTGCACTGGAGCGGCCGCGAACAGAACTGGAACTTCATGTGCGCGAGCTGCCATTCGACACGCCTGCGCAAGAACCACGACGTCGCGACCGACAGTTTCCGCAGCACCTGGTCCGACATCGACGTCGCCTGCGAAGCCTGCCACGGCCCCGGCGCGGACCATGTCGCGTGGACGCAGCGCGACGACAGTGGCCGGGCCGCCGATCCGGGCCACGGCTTCGCGCTGCAGCTCGCGAACGGCCGCGAATTCAGCTGGACCACGGCCGGGCAACGCATCGCGACGCCGCGCGGCGATGCGGCCGGAGCGCGCCGCCAGAACGACGTGTGCTTCGCGTGTCACGCGCGGCGGCAGGAACTCGTGCGCGATCCGGCGCCCGGCCGCCCTTTCCTCGACGACTACCTCCCGACGCTGATCGAGCCCGGCAGCTACCTCGCGGACGGGCACATCGACGGCGAGGTGTTCGAGTACGGCTCCTTCATGCAGAGCCGCATGCAGCAGGCCGGCGTGGCGTGCACGAACTGCCACGATCCGCACACGCTCAAGTTGAAGCTGCCCGGCAATGCGCTGTGCGCACAATGCCACCGGCCCGAAGCCTTCGATACACCGGCCCACCATCACCATGCCGAAGCGAGCGAAGCCGCGCAATGCGTGAGCTGCCACATGCCGGCCAAGACCTACATGGGCGTCGACCGCCGCCGCGACCACGCCTTCCGCGTGCCGCGCAGCGCTGCCGGTACGTCGGCCGACGCTACCCCCGTCGCGTGCAGCCAGTGCCACGCGGACCTCCCCGCCGGCCGGCTCGCGCAGGCGCTCGCCGACTGGGCCGGAAACACTGGCGCTGCGACCACCACGACACCTGCCGCCCCCGCCCTGCTCGCCGCGTGGCGCAATGCACCGGGTGCGGCGCCCGCCCTCGCCGCCGTCACCGCCGACACCCGGCAGGCGGGCTTCGTGCGCGCCTCGGCGCTGGCCGTGCTGCCGCCCGGTGCGAACACGCCTGCCACCGTGGCAAACGCCGCCCGCGACGCCGATCCGCTGGTGCGCGCCGGCGCCGCCCGCGCGCTCGCCGCCCTGCCGCCCGCCACGCAGATCGACATCGGCGCCCCGCTGCTGGCCGATCCGCTGCGCGCCGTGCGCATCGAGGCCGCGCGCGTGCTGGCCGCAGTCCCGCCGCAGCAATTCCCCGCGGCCCACGCACCGGCGTTCGCGTCAGCCCTCGCGGAACTCGTCGACGCCGAACTCGCCGCCAGCGACCGGCCCGAATCCCACGTCAATCTCGCCCGGCTGCACGCCGTGCAGGGCCGGCCGGATGCGGCCATCGCCGCGCTGCGGACGGCACTGCGCCTCGGCCCGGCTTTCGCGCCGGGGTGGATCAATCTCGCCGACCTGTACCACGAACTCGGCCGTGACGCGGACAGCGAAGCCGCATTGCGCGACGGCCGCAAGGCAGCCCCCGACTCCGGCGCGCTCGCCCACGCCCTCGGCCTGCTTTACGTCCGCCAGGGCCGCCGCGCGCAAGCGCTACCGCTGCTGCGCGAAGCCGCCGAACGCGACCCCGCCAACCCGCGCCACGCAGGCGTCTACGCACTCGCGCTCGAAGCGACGGGCGACGTGCCGCGTGCCCTCTCCGAACTGGCCGCCGCGCGCGAACGTGCCCCCGACGACGTCTTCCTGCGCCAGACGCAGATCGCCATCGAGCGCCGCGCGGGCCGCCTTGCCGACGCCGCCCGCCACACCGCGGAACTCACCGGCGCGCCCCGCTGA
- a CDS encoding HupE/UreJ family protein gives MSAAARPPAGGASSRRKVLAQRPEGSPVGTAILARLLRFALLFAALLSAPTASAHEVRPAYLEIREDAAHNIDALWKQPAAGRMSLPLAPKLSAGWLAADTARQTVTDSFVIQQWHLDTPAEPLHGQHLAIEGLDRSITDVLVRITFANGETVSRVLKPDNAGMEVLQPGRSTLPAAEYFQLGVTHIWQGVDHLLYVFGLLLLVRGARPLVRTITAFTLAHSITLAATALKLVEVRPAVVEFVIALSIVYVAVELQYLRQGRPGLASRAPWIVAFSFGLLHGFGFAGALADVGLPPDAIPAALLLFNVGIEAGQLAFVFAVLGAIAGLRRIVPWIEQAVARLTPWVIGSLASFWCIERAVHIF, from the coding sequence ATGAGCGCCGCCGCCCGGCCGCCCGCAGGCGGCGCTTCCTCCCGCAGGAAGGTGCTCGCGCAGCGACCGGAGGGCAGTCCGGTGGGCACGGCCATCCTCGCCCGCCTGCTGCGCTTCGCGCTGCTCTTCGCCGCCTTGCTGTCCGCGCCGACCGCCTCCGCCCACGAAGTGCGCCCGGCCTACCTCGAGATCCGCGAAGACGCCGCGCACAACATCGACGCGCTGTGGAAGCAGCCCGCCGCCGGACGGATGTCGCTGCCGCTCGCGCCGAAACTGTCGGCGGGCTGGCTCGCTGCGGACACGGCGCGGCAGACCGTCACCGACAGCTTCGTCATCCAGCAGTGGCACCTCGACACCCCGGCCGAACCGCTGCACGGACAGCACCTCGCAATCGAAGGGCTCGACCGGTCGATCACCGACGTCCTCGTGCGCATCACCTTCGCCAACGGCGAAACCGTCAGCCGGGTACTCAAGCCCGACAACGCCGGCATGGAAGTGCTGCAGCCCGGCCGCTCCACGCTCCCCGCCGCGGAGTACTTCCAGCTCGGCGTGACGCACATCTGGCAAGGCGTCGACCACCTGCTCTACGTCTTCGGCCTGCTGCTGCTCGTGCGCGGCGCGCGCCCGCTGGTGCGCACGATCACCGCCTTCACGCTCGCGCACAGCATCACGCTCGCCGCCACCGCGCTGAAGCTCGTCGAAGTGCGCCCGGCGGTCGTCGAGTTCGTGATCGCGCTCAGCATTGTCTACGTCGCCGTCGAGCTGCAGTACCTGCGCCAGGGCCGGCCCGGCCTCGCGAGCCGCGCGCCGTGGATCGTCGCCTTCAGCTTCGGCCTGCTGCACGGCTTCGGCTTCGCCGGCGCGCTCGCCGACGTGGGCCTGCCGCCCGACGCGATCCCCGCCGCGCTGCTGCTCTTCAACGTCGGCATCGAAGCCGGCCAGCTCGCCTTCGTGTTCGCCGTGCTCGGCGCCATCGCGGGCCTGCGGCGGATCGTGCCGTGGATCGAGCAGGCCGTCGCACGCCTCACCCCCTGGGTCATCGGCTCGCTCGCGTCCTTCTGGTGCATCGAGCGCGCCGTGCACATCTTCTGA
- a CDS encoding peptidylprolyl isomerase: MPASTRTRDSSTSPIRRILREPLLQFLALGGLLFVTAHGFAEHRDNVARQIVVDPALTQRLANQYESQTGTLPSTERLNALVDEHVREEVLYREALKLGLDQNDEIVRRRLTQKLDFLQRDLSVVAEPDDTQLQAYYRDHIADFTEPATVSFTHVYFSPDQGGSDAAHKRAQAALVRVAGKDGDHARKLGDAFPLQDDYVALNHEDAVQLFGQTPIVDGVFAAAQQEWSGPFQSGYGWHLVRVSRRTEATPLAFDRVRDRARTAWLQQTRNEANARNFDTLKANYQVVRTSTEPKS; encoded by the coding sequence ATGCCTGCCTCGACTCGAACCCGAGATTCATCGACCTCCCCGATCCGCCGCATCCTGCGCGAACCGCTGTTGCAATTCCTCGCCCTCGGCGGGCTGCTCTTCGTCACCGCCCACGGCTTCGCCGAGCATCGCGACAACGTCGCGCGCCAGATCGTCGTCGACCCGGCGCTGACGCAGCGCCTCGCCAACCAGTACGAATCGCAGACCGGCACGCTGCCCTCGACCGAGCGGCTCAACGCCCTCGTCGACGAGCACGTGCGCGAGGAAGTGCTGTATCGCGAAGCCCTCAAGCTCGGGCTCGACCAGAACGACGAGATCGTCCGCCGCCGCCTGACGCAGAAACTCGACTTCCTGCAACGCGACCTCTCCGTCGTCGCCGAACCCGACGATACGCAACTGCAGGCCTACTACCGGGACCACATCGCCGATTTCACCGAGCCGGCGACGGTCAGCTTCACGCATGTCTATTTCAGCCCTGATCAGGGCGGCAGCGACGCGGCGCACAAACGCGCCCAAGCCGCGCTCGTCCGGGTCGCGGGCAAGGACGGCGACCACGCCCGCAAGCTCGGCGACGCCTTCCCGCTGCAAGACGACTATGTGGCGCTCAACCACGAGGACGCGGTGCAGCTCTTCGGCCAGACGCCCATCGTCGACGGCGTCTTCGCGGCCGCGCAGCAGGAATGGAGCGGCCCCTTCCAGTCCGGTTACGGCTGGCATCTGGTGCGCGTGAGCCGCAGAACGGAGGCGACGCCGCTCGCCTTCGACCGGGTGCGCGACCGCGCGCGGACGGCGTGGCTGCAGCAGACGCGCAACGAGGCGAATGCCCGCAACTTCGACACGCTGAAAGCGAACTACCAGGTCGTGCGCACGAGCACGGAGCCGAAGTCATGA
- a CDS encoding sigma-54 dependent transcriptional regulator codes for MSHNPGRLLAFPDPDHLTLSIRAKALVFSDPRSQHLLERIERVAATEATVLIIGETGTGKELVARHIHEHSGRKGPFVAVNCGAFNETLVEAELFGHESGAFTGAQQARAGWFEAANGGTLFLDEIGDLPLSLQVRLLRVLQERQVVRIGSRKPVPLDVRLVAATNIELEKAVNAGHFRLDLYYRLNVAQLRLPPLRERRGDILPLAHHFIERYRAKLHLDDARVTPAAAQALTAYDWPGNIRELENVVHFGLIMCHDGVLDVGDLRLPGFARKAAGRDAGVADDPLQGLQEALGRLLASEHEPVYETVERLLVTSAFHHCDDNQVRSAKRLGISRNILRAQLKRFGLLDGGVAEFADAHDAAYP; via the coding sequence ATGAGCCACAATCCAGGCAGACTGCTGGCATTTCCCGATCCGGATCACCTGACGCTGTCGATCCGGGCCAAGGCGCTGGTGTTCAGCGATCCGCGCTCGCAGCACCTGCTCGAACGCATCGAGCGGGTCGCCGCCACCGAGGCCACCGTGCTGATCATCGGCGAGACGGGCACCGGCAAGGAACTCGTCGCGCGCCACATCCACGAACACAGCGGCCGCAAGGGGCCCTTCGTCGCCGTGAATTGTGGCGCCTTCAACGAAACCCTGGTCGAAGCGGAACTGTTCGGCCACGAGAGCGGCGCCTTCACCGGCGCGCAGCAGGCGCGCGCGGGCTGGTTCGAGGCGGCCAACGGCGGCACGCTGTTCCTCGACGAGATCGGCGACCTGCCGCTGTCCCTGCAGGTCCGCCTGCTGCGCGTGCTGCAGGAACGGCAGGTCGTGCGCATCGGCTCGCGCAAGCCTGTCCCGCTCGACGTGCGCCTCGTCGCGGCGACCAACATCGAACTCGAAAAGGCCGTCAATGCCGGCCACTTCCGGCTCGACCTCTACTACCGGCTGAACGTCGCGCAGTTGCGCCTGCCGCCGCTGCGCGAGCGGCGCGGCGACATCCTGCCGCTGGCGCATCACTTCATCGAGCGCTACCGCGCCAAGCTTCACCTCGACGATGCGCGCGTCACGCCCGCGGCGGCGCAGGCGCTGACCGCCTACGACTGGCCGGGCAACATCCGCGAACTCGAGAACGTCGTCCATTTCGGCCTGATCATGTGCCACGACGGCGTGCTCGACGTCGGCGACCTGCGCCTGCCGGGATTTGCGCGCAAGGCCGCCGGGCGTGACGCCGGCGTCGCCGACGATCCCCTGCAGGGGCTGCAGGAGGCCCTCGGACGCCTGCTCGCGAGCGAGCACGAGCCGGTCTATGAAACCGTCGAGCGCCTGCTGGTGACGAGCGCCTTCCACCATTGCGACGACAACCAGGTGCGCAGCGCGAAGCGGCTCGGCATCTCGCGCAACATCCTGCGTGCGCAGCTCAAGCGCTTCGGCCTGCTCGATGGCGGCGTGGCCGAATTCGCCGATGCGCATGATGCGGCCTACCCGTAG
- a CDS encoding TOBE domain-containing protein produces the protein MPIQSINVRNQFKGKVKEIILGDVVSEIDVVTPFGIVTSVITTRSVRDLGLEIGSEVLALVKSTEVSIAKL, from the coding sequence ATGCCAATTCAATCTATCAACGTACGCAACCAGTTCAAGGGCAAAGTGAAGGAGATCATCCTCGGCGACGTCGTTTCCGAAATCGACGTCGTAACGCCGTTCGGCATCGTCACCTCGGTCATCACGACGCGCTCGGTGCGCGACCTGGGCCTGGAGATCGGCTCCGAGGTGCTCGCGCTGGTGAAATCGACGGAGGTGTCGATCGCGAAACTCTGA